One Drosophila willistoni isolate 14030-0811.24 chromosome 2R unlocalized genomic scaffold, UCI_dwil_1.1 Seg167, whole genome shotgun sequence DNA segment encodes these proteins:
- the LOC6644299 gene encoding UDP-glucosyltransferase 2 isoform X1, with amino-acid sequence MMDYSVVRLSTSVMNWSLSFSLHLLVYWLSSSAVQSHHILGLFVNVHRSQLLVHLAVARVLLQRGHQLTLVTTLPLDDLDEEFKENVTHILVDWQSSPEEKLSSNDFLTRLEHMFRRLEHSGNLLKHSTWKNFMAHTPKPHFDLLLLGYHFNDHLLGVAAHFKCPVVIITTQQPICQVNSLMGNPEERWYVPQPYDSRQRSGLEAWIFGWWEKGIELLSRRILARIYSENFPSPQYPDFDTMRRSVVMSFNNHHMISEGPIQPMLPTMLDIGGILIEQTPKVKSNFEFSSKRPRILFSLGTRFIWRTASRHFIDKFVAAFEHFPDFDIYWTYDGSDSLNLTRVHPHLKLAKWWPQRELLASNLTRIFITHGGKGSITESLYYGKPILGLPLVGDQLVNALKVVEKNWGLSLNIHNCTSFDIIQGIHQLLDNSIYAKTIEKASQLYRDRPQNATQVVSFWLEYTLRHNGAKHLYNPARDLNFWQYYSIDIHLTIYSCLFLLVMALIRLDQVINKKQIC; translated from the exons ATGATGGATTATAGTGTCGTCAG GCTCTCCACGTCAGTCATGAATTGGTCGCTCAGCTTTTCACTTCATTTGCTCGTCTACTGGCTATCGAGTAGTGCTGTCCAATCCCATCATATTCTGGGACTCTTTGTCAATGTGCATCGTTCCCAGCTATTGGTTCATTTGGCAGTGGCTCGGGTACTTCTTCAACGGGGTCATCAATTGACTCTGGTTACCACATTGCCCTTGGATGATTTGGATGAAGAATTTAAGGAGAATGTGACTCACATTTTGGTGGACTGGCAGTCTTCTCCAGAGGAAAAACTATCCTCTAACGATTTCTTGACTCGTTTGGAGCATATGTTTAGACGTTTGGAGCACTCGGGAAATTTGCTAAAGCATTCGACATGGAAAAATTTCATGGCACATACACCCAAACCACATTTCGATCTTTTGTTACTGGGCTATCATTTCAATGATCATTTACTGGGCGTGGCCGCCCATTTCAAGTGTCCAGTGGTTATTATCACGACACAGCAACCCATTTGCCAAGTCAATAGCCTTATGGGCAATCCCGAAGAACGTTGGTATGTTCCTCAACCCTACGATAGTCGCCAGAGAAGTGGACTTGAGGCCTGGATATTTGGATGGTGGGAAAAGGGCATTGAGCTATTGTCTCGACGCATTCTGGCAAGGATATACAG TGAAAACTTTCCCTCACCGCAATATCCCGATTTTGATACAATGCGACGTTCGGTAGTTATGTCTTTCAATAATCATCACATGATCAGCGAAGGACCCATACAACCTATGTTGCCTACCATGCTGGATATTGGTGGCATTTTAATAGAACAAACGCCAAAAGTGAAATCAAATTTCGAATTTTCTTCAAAACGGCCGCGTATACTCTTCAGTTTGGGCACACGTTTCATTTGGCGTACAGCATCGCGACATTTCATTGATAAATTTGTCGCAGCCTTTGAACATTTCCCTGACTTTGATATATATTGGACTTACGATGGTTCCGATTCGCTTAACTTAACGCGAGTTCATCCTCATTTGAAATTGGCTAAATGGTGGCCTCAACGAGAATTGTTAGCCAGCAATCTGACACGAATCTTCATCACTCATGGGGGTAAGGGTAGTATAACAGAATCTCTATATTATGGCAAGCCGATTCTAGGTTTACCTCTCGTAGGTGATCAGCTTGTCAATGCATTAAAAGTGGTTGAAAAGAATTGGGGTCTAAGTTTAAATATACACAATTGTACCTCCTTTGACATTATCCAAGGCATACATCAGCTTCTTGATAACTCAATTTATGCTAAAACCATAGAAAAAGCCTCTCAATTATATAGAGATCGTCCACAAAATGCCACTCAAGTCGTCAGCTTTTGGCTAGAGTATACACTCAGACATAATGGAGCTAAACATCTATATAATCCAGCTagagatttaaatttttggcaATATTACTCAATTGATATACACTTAACAATCTAcagttgtttatttttattagtcATGGCTTTAATACGTTTAGATCAAGTGAttaataaaaagcaaatttgttGA
- the LOC6644299 gene encoding UDP-glucosyltransferase 2 isoform X2 produces MNWSLSFSLHLLVYWLSSSAVQSHHILGLFVNVHRSQLLVHLAVARVLLQRGHQLTLVTTLPLDDLDEEFKENVTHILVDWQSSPEEKLSSNDFLTRLEHMFRRLEHSGNLLKHSTWKNFMAHTPKPHFDLLLLGYHFNDHLLGVAAHFKCPVVIITTQQPICQVNSLMGNPEERWYVPQPYDSRQRSGLEAWIFGWWEKGIELLSRRILARIYSENFPSPQYPDFDTMRRSVVMSFNNHHMISEGPIQPMLPTMLDIGGILIEQTPKVKSNFEFSSKRPRILFSLGTRFIWRTASRHFIDKFVAAFEHFPDFDIYWTYDGSDSLNLTRVHPHLKLAKWWPQRELLASNLTRIFITHGGKGSITESLYYGKPILGLPLVGDQLVNALKVVEKNWGLSLNIHNCTSFDIIQGIHQLLDNSIYAKTIEKASQLYRDRPQNATQVVSFWLEYTLRHNGAKHLYNPARDLNFWQYYSIDIHLTIYSCLFLLVMALIRLDQVINKKQIC; encoded by the exons ATGAATTGGTCGCTCAGCTTTTCACTTCATTTGCTCGTCTACTGGCTATCGAGTAGTGCTGTCCAATCCCATCATATTCTGGGACTCTTTGTCAATGTGCATCGTTCCCAGCTATTGGTTCATTTGGCAGTGGCTCGGGTACTTCTTCAACGGGGTCATCAATTGACTCTGGTTACCACATTGCCCTTGGATGATTTGGATGAAGAATTTAAGGAGAATGTGACTCACATTTTGGTGGACTGGCAGTCTTCTCCAGAGGAAAAACTATCCTCTAACGATTTCTTGACTCGTTTGGAGCATATGTTTAGACGTTTGGAGCACTCGGGAAATTTGCTAAAGCATTCGACATGGAAAAATTTCATGGCACATACACCCAAACCACATTTCGATCTTTTGTTACTGGGCTATCATTTCAATGATCATTTACTGGGCGTGGCCGCCCATTTCAAGTGTCCAGTGGTTATTATCACGACACAGCAACCCATTTGCCAAGTCAATAGCCTTATGGGCAATCCCGAAGAACGTTGGTATGTTCCTCAACCCTACGATAGTCGCCAGAGAAGTGGACTTGAGGCCTGGATATTTGGATGGTGGGAAAAGGGCATTGAGCTATTGTCTCGACGCATTCTGGCAAGGATATACAG TGAAAACTTTCCCTCACCGCAATATCCCGATTTTGATACAATGCGACGTTCGGTAGTTATGTCTTTCAATAATCATCACATGATCAGCGAAGGACCCATACAACCTATGTTGCCTACCATGCTGGATATTGGTGGCATTTTAATAGAACAAACGCCAAAAGTGAAATCAAATTTCGAATTTTCTTCAAAACGGCCGCGTATACTCTTCAGTTTGGGCACACGTTTCATTTGGCGTACAGCATCGCGACATTTCATTGATAAATTTGTCGCAGCCTTTGAACATTTCCCTGACTTTGATATATATTGGACTTACGATGGTTCCGATTCGCTTAACTTAACGCGAGTTCATCCTCATTTGAAATTGGCTAAATGGTGGCCTCAACGAGAATTGTTAGCCAGCAATCTGACACGAATCTTCATCACTCATGGGGGTAAGGGTAGTATAACAGAATCTCTATATTATGGCAAGCCGATTCTAGGTTTACCTCTCGTAGGTGATCAGCTTGTCAATGCATTAAAAGTGGTTGAAAAGAATTGGGGTCTAAGTTTAAATATACACAATTGTACCTCCTTTGACATTATCCAAGGCATACATCAGCTTCTTGATAACTCAATTTATGCTAAAACCATAGAAAAAGCCTCTCAATTATATAGAGATCGTCCACAAAATGCCACTCAAGTCGTCAGCTTTTGGCTAGAGTATACACTCAGACATAATGGAGCTAAACATCTATATAATCCAGCTagagatttaaatttttggcaATATTACTCAATTGATATACACTTAACAATCTAcagttgtttatttttattagtcATGGCTTTAATACGTTTAGATCAAGTGAttaataaaaagcaaatttgttGA
- the LOC6644220 gene encoding dynein-1-beta heavy chain, flagellar inner arm I1 complex, with protein sequence MTSSSAVEDERLTDLSSDLSDEEHAVEQPEELRAVTPRPVYSDEQLHQLVEYIQRMTLLYALNQRDWHEKALDIIRRWLLEVNEPLLTISYGQDKLLTACLGLPSGHVMDLSYFRRDEPNLIFKVEGFHDEINFGTIHSDVDGCLANVLENIYMPFFRNFSEWNSSVRLRFCSSLDRFLAFLTGVHCKIGGMTVLYVPYVMKQLIGDGQELVRPDRQLVKSLEAIAVFWSTQIRTLLGDRSLTVPQDLTTVQDEFDFWKYRYEVLQGINTQLTHPDVRRILKVLRQSHSVHMPQIEELIESANRELLQSLSNIKYLHLLIEACEKIDLAPSPNELPKLLPRIIHLIRFIWLNSEYYTSDDLITGLFRNLSNQIISYCTDKAKIEDILMGQPRFGLKICNVSIDCCLIYKKILEEMSKDVQWQLDMGIIFNHIDAFVERLNDVSDICESMIVFGRLDEFDEIPKPQFGGSRGDELAQTADAVEQKFLLILKQLQHLEGSSSSPSIILNVHCEEWYDRVADYRKSIQNLEETIQRLIYNVFQRVCNVEEALEALQTMIYYSYRHRGTLRKTYLRQVSLVWQMFSDEMDFTVRHLLEQNQHEESWLLSKYVSRALNYRLNLERLSWLKDRLKNAEWLPAVKEAIPIISKFELLKKEFNRAVRQSYEDWQNNSSASILDLSQRLERYLLIKPTTGKGKCLLQCNIDPVFMELCDQAHHFERFGFAIPAQLKKLYERADYLRWLYNSLLTLCLNYNHIILLLTERERKLFRPLIQECDRQLAPCQFKLTYNSELSDDFFEESLDYIENVRDICYIYKRANREIKKLCEQICDLSMLHINFTGALDIAVFEEHLFSGLNKSSESLTDYYNHIVELLFAVSRQFQSIRDEMSLEWFNYVNILDDMLATAFMTSSRCSLSKIFDLLHCDPNMAPASVLVMESDVKDGDIVFNPTMSDVGNLFNGIIDRIQNIIDQFPRLGCKLKLPNEEQRPGFAKVFREDQECKDLVQGIEGAIKQQSEEITKYVTKWNQHSELWKTSEPKFIETLKASPRTAQIFEGKIEHYSSRADDISFVDAITNVNFILINQNALKSSILDWIEKWQALNIKILLEHSSNWMRAVYRYMRRNERQVMQVPRTQRETIQAKSFYERLVKDVPIKQASFSPLLDLFVLLHKYQVELSEKTRLQVSSLESTWLHYIQTLIEADGMLDMESDEFKLELTKQMDKFKHILKEFQEDYYAKVPNK encoded by the exons atGACATCCTCTAGTGCTGTGGAAGATGAACGTCTAACTGATCTCAGTTCGGATCTCAGTGATGAGG AACACGCTGTTGAGCAGCCGGAAGAGCTTCGTGCTGTAACACCGCGCCCTGTCTACAGTGATGAGCAACTGCATCAACTGGTGGAATATATACAACGGATGACCCTGCTCTATGCCTTAAATCAACGAGATTGGCATGAGAAGGCATTGGATATCATACGCCGTTGGCTTCTGGAGGTCAATGAGCCCTTGCTAACAATATCGTATGGACAGGATAAACTTTTAACTGCCTGTTTGGGCCTTCCATCTGGCCATGTAATGGACCTATCCTACTTTCGTCGCGATGAACCAAATCTGATATTCAAAGTTGAGGGATTTCACGATGAGATCAATTTCGGTACCATTCACAGCGATGTCGACGGTTGCCTGGCAAATGTGTTGGAAAATATCTACATGCCATTTTTTCGTAACTTTTCCGAATGGAATTCCAGTGTCCGTTTGCGTTTCTGTTCTAGCTTGGATAGATTTTTGGCTTTTCTCACTGGAGTGCATTGTAAAATTGGTGGAATGACTGTTCTCTATGTGCCCTATGTGATGAAGCAACTGATTGGTGATGGCCAGGAACTTGTTAGGCCAGATAGACAGCTCGTTAAGAGTCTGGAAGCCATTGCCGTCTTTTGGTCCACTCAAATACGCACACTATTGGGCGATCGTTCGCTTACAGTGCCTCAAGATTTGACAACGGTGCAGGATGAATTCGATTTCTGGAAATATCGAT ATGAGGTCCTGCAGGGCATCAATACCCAACTTACCCATCCGGATGTTAGGAGAATTTTAAAGGTTTTAAGACAATCGCACTCTGTACACATGCCACAAATTGAGGAACTGATTGAATCAGCCAATCGGGAGCTCTTGCAATCTTTGTCTAATATTAAATATCTTCACCTACTCATCGAAGCTTGCGAGAAAATTGATTTGGCTCCAAGTCCCAATGAGTTGCCCAAATTATTGCCTCGCATTATTCACTTGATACGCTTCATTTGGCTTAATTCCGAGTATTATACTTCAGATGACCTAATAACTGGCCTCTTTCGCAATTTGAGCAATCAAATTATCAGTTATTGCACAGATAAGGCTAAAATTGAGGACATACTCATGGGCCAGCCGAGATTCGGTTTGAAAATCTGCAATGTTAGCATTGATTGCTGTTTGATCTACAAGAAAATTCTGGAGGAAATGTCCAAGGATGTGCAATGGCAGCTGGATATGGGTATTATATTTAATCACATCGATGCCTTTGTGGAGCGTTTGAATGATGTCTCTGATATATGTGAGTCAATGATAGTTTTCGGTCGTCTTGATGAGTTCGATGAAATACCCAAGCCTCAGTTTGGTGGCAGCCGAGGCGACGAATTGGCCCAAACCGCCGATGCAGTGGAGCAAAAGTTTCTTCTTATACTCAAACAATTGCAGCATTTAGAGGGCTCTAGCAGCTCACCATCGATTATTTTGAATGTGCATTGTGAGGAATGGTACGATCGGGTGGCTGATTATAGGAAAAGTATACAAAATTTAGAGGAGACTATCCAACGTTTGATTTACAATGTCTTCCAGCGGGTTTGCAATGTGGAAGAGGCATTGGAGGCCCTGCAAACAATGATCTATTATTCGTATCGTCATCGGGGTACATTGAGGAAAACCTATTTACGTCAAGTCAGTTTGGTGTGGCAAATGTTTTCCGATGAAATGGATTTTACCGTGCGACATCTTCTGGAGCAGAATCAGCATGAAGAGTCTTGGCTCTTATCGAAATATGTGTCGAGAGCATTAAACTATCGTCTTAATCTTGAGCGTCTAAGTTGGCTAAAAGATCGCCTTAAAAATGCCGAGTGGTTGCCCGCTGTTAAAGAAGCCATTCCAATAATTTCGAAATTTGAGTTACTTAAAAAGGAATTCAATCGAGCTGTGCGTCAATCGTACGAAGATTGGCAAAATAATTCATCGGCAAGTATATTGGATTTGTCACAGAGATTGGAGCGTTATCTATTGATAAAGCCGACAACTGGCAAGGGTAAATGCTTGCTGCAATGCAATATCGATCCAGTTTTCATGGAACTGTGTGATCAGGCGCATCATTTCGAGAGATTCGgtttcgccataccagcacAGTTGAAGAAACTCTATGAACGTGCCGATTACCTGAGATGGCTATATAATAGTCTACTCACCTTATGTCTGAATTATAATCATATCATACTTTTACTCACCGAAAGAGAACGTAAATTGTTTCGTCCTTTGATACAAGAATGCGATCGTCAGTTGGCTCCTTGTCAATTTAAGCTCACCTATAACTCTGAACTATCGGATGATTTCTTTGAAGAAAGTCTGGATTATATAGAAAATGTACGTGATATTTGTTATATCTATAAGCGAGCAAATCGTGAGATTAAAAAACTTTGCGAGCAAATTTGCGATCTTTCCATGTTGCATATCAATTTTACGGGAGCTCTGGACATTGCTGTCTTTGAGGAGCATTTGTTTAGTGGACTGAATAAATCTAGTGAATCGCTTACTGATTATTATAATCATATTGTGGAACTCTTGTTTGCTGTCAGTAGGCAATTTCAGAGCATACGAGATGAG ATGTCCTTGGAATGGTTTAACTATGTAAATATTCTTGATGATATGCTTGCCACTGCCTTTATGACTAGTTCACGTTGTTCGCTATCGAAGATTTTCGATTTGCTTCATTGTGACCCAAATATGGCACCAGCATCGGTTTTGGTCATGGAATCGGATGTCAAAGACGGAGATATTGTTTTCAATCCTACCATGTCTGATGTTGGAAATCTCTTCAATGGGATTATAGACCGCATACAGAATATAATCGATCAGTTTCCACGTTTGGGCTGTAAATTGAAATTGCCTAATGAGGAACAGCGTCCGGGTTTTGCCAAGGTATTTCGTGAGGATCAGGAATGCAAGGATTTGGTGCAAGGCATTGAGGGGGCAATCAAACAACAATCTGaggaaattacaaaatatgtaACAAAATGGAATCAACATTCCGAGCTATGGAAAACATCGGAACCTAAGTTTATTGAAACTCTTAAAGCGAGTCCAAGGACTGCTCAAATATTTGAGGGCAAAATTGAGCATTATAGTTCAAGGGCCGATGATATATCCTTTGTGGATGCCATTACAAATGTGAACTTTATTCTAATCAATCAGAATGCCCTAAAGAGTTCCATACTGGATTGGATTGAGAAATGGCAGGCattgaatataaaaatattactcGAACATAGCTCCAATTGGATGAGAG CCGTTTATCGCTATATGCGACGGAATGAGAGGCAAGTGATGCAAGTTCCTCGTACTCAGCGTGAAACTATTCAGGCAAAGTCCTTCTACGAGCGCCTCGTTAAGGATGTGCCCATAAAACAGGCCTCCTTTAGTCCCCTGCTTGATCTGTTCGTCCTTCTGCATAAGTATCAAGTGGAGTTGTCAGAGAAGACTCGTTTACAGGTCTCCAGCCTGGAATCCACTTGGTTGCATTATATACAAACTCTGATAGAGGCCGATGGCATGCTCGACATGGAGAGTGATGAATTTAAATTGGAATTGACTAAACAAATGGATAAATTTAAGCATATTCTTAAAGAATTTCAAGAAGACTATTACGCTAAAGTGCCCAATAAATAG
- the LOC6644221 gene encoding golgin subfamily A member 6-like protein 22 produces MAKTISENDNVILSAASVLPDLNIRPSDLQHPTESFLTKVFILYLKGFGFRIEAPFNLENTSNDPSREKRVFLCKLCRQVEKILRFTSPNRTYTYADIIEPSAKKTRTTLEHIFNYMAYYRIFKKDILAPVEEKIKQRESLMAEIEQKRLILEQRKEKAASLVTDIERAQRDIEKLLNELPKSEEELQRQKKLLKEQKDQLHRQEKRHEDLLAQVKHSEKKVVRNSLVQDVQKEIESTNVSIESYQKELAVQKQVFQTQRDEIAGNEQIIKELDELREILPIPLLDKHKEHVKHKKRLEKELFALESQNKTSLNNLAATQHQLQQSRDEYKRCKNLHEEQERQRLHQMKATKSEIEDLKTSVKEMEEKLANLQVKINDEESTGDLMQDHLRSILGQYWQSKIIRERK; encoded by the exons ATGGCCAAAACGATTTCAGAAAACGATAATGTTATTCTTTCGGCTGCTTCAGTGCTTCCCGATCTAAATATACGTCCAAGTGACCTGCAGCATCCTACTGAGTCATTCTTGACCAaagtatttattttgtatttaaaagGTTTTGGTTTCCGCATCGAAGCTCCCTTCAATTTAGAAAATACAAGCAATGATCCATCCAGGGAGAAGCGTGTCTTTTTGTGTAAACTGTGCCGCCAAGTGGAAAAGATTCTTCGGTTTACCTCTCCCAATAGGACGTACACGTATGCGGATATTATTGAGCCAA GTGCCAAAAAGACTAGAACTACCTTAGAACATATATTTAATTACATGGCATACTACAGAATCTTCAAGAAGGATATTCTGGCTCCGGTAGAAGAAAAGATTAAGCAACGGGAATCCCTAATGGCTGAAATCGAACAGAAACGTTTGATATTGGAGCAGCGCAAAGAGAAGGCAGCGTCTTTGGTAACTGATATTGAACGAGCCCAACGGGATATAGAAAAACTTCTCAATGAATTACCAAAATCAGAAGAAGAGTTGCAACGCCAGAAGAAATTACTTAAGGAGCAAAAGGATCAACTGCATCGTCAGGAAAAGCGACATGAAGATCTGTTGGCCCAAGTCAAACACTCCGAAAAGAAGGTGGTCAGGAATTCACTAGTACAAGATGTTCAAAA GGAAATTGAGTCAACCAATGTAAGCATCGAATCCTACCAAAAGGAACTTGCCGTGCAGAAGCAAGTATTTCAAACACAGCGTGACGAAATCGCCGGTAATGAGCAAATAATCAAAGAACTGGATGAATTAAGGGAAATCCTTCCCATTCCCCTTTTGGACAAGCACAAGGAGCATGTGAAACACAAGAAACGCCTCGAAAAAGAGTTGTTCGCGCTGGAGAGCCAAAATAAGACATCACTTAACAACTTAGCCGCCACTCAACATCAGCTGCAGCAATCTCGTGATGAATACAAAAGATGCAAGAATCTTCATGAGGAACAGGAAAGACAGAGACTGCATCAAATGAAAGCAACCAAATCCGAAATTGAGGATCTTAAGACTTCGGTGAAGGAAATGGAGGAGAAACTGGCCAACTTACAAGTGAAAATCAATGACGAGGAGTCCACGGGCGATCTCATGCAGGATCATTTGAGAAGTATTCTCGGTCAATATTGGCAATCCAAGATAATCCGCGAACGCaaataa
- the LOC6644222 gene encoding probable 26S proteasome complex subunit sem1, translated as MSAPDKEKEKEKDETNNKGEDLGLLEEDDEFEEFPAEDFRVGDDEEELNVWEDNWDDDNVEDDFSQQLKAHLESKKMET; from the exons aTGTCAGCACCCGACAAAGAAAAGGAGAAAGAGAAGGACGAGACCAACAACAAAGGTGAAGATTTGGGTCTACTTGAAGAAGACGATGAATTTGAAGAGTTTCCCGCTGAAG ATTTTCGCGTGGGCGATGATGAGGAGGAGCTGAATGTGTGGGAGGATAACTGGGATGATGATAATGTCGAGGATGACTTCAGTCAACAGCTGAAGGCCCATCTGGAGAGCAAGAAAATGGAAACCtaa
- the LOC6644223 gene encoding menin, which produces MSSTVTRSASASPMVLNCGLIDASLFPLKSTSDVVNLFRRSLTETSNSGIEPDLTLLSIIVGYIELSLTTGEAAAQAAQAAAQAAASAATDPCLTNSTGATASSNHDVIMGNSVPFPVVTHELIAGLYKKFQTILSVMDKPKPHRQATREIIKKVSDVIWNSLIRSSYKDRAHLQNLYSYLSGNKLDCFGVALAVVAGCQLLGYKDVRLAISEDHAWVVFGQKPRLETIEVTWHGKGSEDKRGQDINAGIESGSWLYLGGLAVVCERGMEVAAICAALNISLTANSDCVEVAELQQQLLWMLYDLGHLKRYPMALGTLGELEEINPTHRTITCEQLYREAIESSRLYYRNHHVYPYTYQGNYYNRLLKYRDAFAAWANAADVIRLYTYQCRDDEEIYKELLDIANELIPYVMKSESSGHSARSILRDAEVFANLLRFYDGICQWEEDSLTPILHIGWAKPLVNNITKFDYDVRSQVMIKLPEDLEAEQQQAAAAAAAAEAAKQEDAKREAALLQLEGNNNININSMVKKDEKSKPSEQLPTTLADLTAACGEKILNPDFLLQGGNQPFAEQKQQNNSAGNEPTEANNNNSSHNNSEKEAKTSSTITATIATATTSTSTTSNGGSSSSSGNPNATIETPQEPKEAKLEEKQKQIEVKAPPTPTDDYEEYVQIMLKRPVITLYSQKMKGLKDLLLAEKLNTHAISLQVTAQSVASRKVRGVAEKQQTATISATITAITTESGGTGGSSGGLQATPTGMGGAGSSVSSAAGGGNVASGDSIAASRPKRTRRE; this is translated from the exons atgtCATCCACTGTTACTCGCAGTGCCAGCGCCAGTCCCATGGTTCTGAATTGCGGCCTCATCGACGCTAGTTTGTTCCCATTGAAATCCACATCGGATGTTGTCAATCTGTTTCGACGTTCATTAACCGAAACTTCCAATTCGGGCATTGAGCCTGATTTGACATTGCTATCCATCATTGTCGGTTACATTGAGTTATCCTTGACCACGGGCGAGGCTGCTGCCCAGGCAGCCCAAGCGGCGGCACAAGCAGCAGCATCGGCAGCAACTGACCCCTGTCTGACGAATTCAACTGGAGCGACAG CCTCCTCCAATCATGATGTCATAATGGGAAATAGTGTGCCATTTCCTGTGGTCACTCACGAACTGATCGCTGGTCTCTATAAGAAATTCCAGACCATACTCTCGGTGATGGATAAACCGAAGCCGCATCGTCAGGCCACGCGTGAAATCATTAAGAAAGTCTCGGATGTCATTTGGAACTCGTTGATACGCAGCAGCTACAAGGATAGGGCTCATTTGCAAAATCTCTATAGTTATCTGTCTGGCAATAAGTTGGATTGTTTCGGTGTTGCCCTGGCGGTTGTGGCTGGTTGTCAGCTCCTTGGCTATAAGGACGTACGATTGGCCATATCGGAGGACCACGCTTGGGTTGTATTTGGTCAAAAGCCACGTTTGGAGACTATTGAAGTAACTTGGCACGGCAAGGGCAGCGAGGATAAGCGAGGACAGGATATAAATGCTGGCATAGAGTCGGGCTCTTGGCTATATCTTGGTGGTTTGGCGGTAGTATGCGAAAGGGGCATGGAGGTGGCTGCGATTTGTGCAGCTCTCAACATTTCTTTGACAGCGAACAGCGATTGTGTTGAGGTCGCTGAGTTGCAGCAACAATTACTCTGGATGCTCTACGATCTGGGTCATTTGAAACGTTATCCCATGGCGCTGGGTACTCTGGGTGAATTGGAGGAGATCAATCCAACGCATCGCACCATCACCTGTGAGCAATTGTATCGTGAGGCCATTGAATCATCGCGTCTTTATTATCGCAATCATCATGTCTATCCGTATACGTATCAGGGCAATTATTACAATCGTTTGCTCAAGTATCGCGATGCATTCGCCGCCTGGGCCAATGCTGCGGATGTGATTCGTCTGTATACGTATCAGTGTCGCGACGATGAAGAGATTTACAAAGAGCTACTTGATATTGCGAATGAGCTAATACCATATGTTATGAAATCCGAGAGTTCCGGCCATTCGGCACGCAGTATTTTAAGAGACGCTGAAGTCTTTGCCAATCTGCTACGTTTCTATGACGGCATCTGTCAATGGGAGGAGGATAGTTTGACTCCCATTTTGCACATTGGTTGGGCTAAGCCATTGGTAAATAATattaccaaatttgattatgATGTCAGATCACAGGTGATGATTAAATTACCCGAGGATTTGGAAGCAGAACAGCaacaggcagcagcagcagccgcagcggCTGAAGCAGCCAAACAAGAGGATGCCAAACGGGAGGCTGCTCTTCTTCAATTGGAGggcaataataatattaacatTAATTCGATGGTTAAAAAGGATGAG AAGTCGAAACCTTCAGAGCAATTGCCCACAACATTGGCCGATCTAACTGCTGCTTGTGGTGAGAAGATTTTGAATCCGGATTTTCTGCTCCAGGGCGGTAATCAACCATTTGCGGAGCAGAAGCAACAAAATAACAGTGCTGGCAATGAGCCAACTGAAGCtaataacaacaatagcaGTCATAATAATAGCGAAAAGGAGGCTAAAACCAGCAGcacaataacagcaacaattgcaacagcaacaacatcaacaagtaCAACAAGCAAtggaggcagcagcagcagcagcggcaatcCAAATGCAACTATTGAGACTCCACAGGAACCTAAAGAAGCTAAGCTGGAGGAGAAGCAGAAGCAGATAGAAGTTAAAGCACCTCCAACTCCAACCGATGACTATGAGGAATATGTACAAATTATGCTCAAACGTCCAGTTATTACATTGTATAGTCAAAAGATGAAGGGACTAAAGGATTTATTGCTGGCTGAGAAGTTGAATACCCATGCCATATCCTTGCAGGTGACCGCCCAATCGGTGGCCTCACGAAAGGTGCGCGGAGTGGCCGAGAAACAGCAGACGGCAACAATTTCGGCCACAATAACGGCCATAACGACAGAGAGTGGTGGAACTGGTGGGTCTTCAGGTGGTTTACAAGCAACACCAACTGGAATGGGTGGAGCAGGTAGTTCCGTGTCCTCAGCAGCTGGAGGAGGAAATGTAGCGAGTGGCGACTCAATAGCCGCCTCTCGCCCCAAGCGAACGCGTCGCGAGTAA